One window of the Pieris rapae chromosome 13, ilPieRapa1.1, whole genome shotgun sequence genome contains the following:
- the LOC110998983 gene encoding uncharacterized protein LOC110998983 isoform X3, translated as MLQPRLLMCGSEMGLINCVRWGVVVLLFTLATCQEINENEPIEASRIKREGVPENRAFNTNAIIYDNTPWRPGRDTGVPHRSEEDVRKLNLATRIMSNGVEVLVRDKNFDGKQEQTKYMDVKTIHATATNNMYLGNLPKLDKRVDSQEDDAMFDLIQPSEVSHSPCSTTSCSCSHTKTESLQSKYTNAKDAVSTTEKHGSKTTKRDKLKLDIKTTNKETLNMKTNYRPYDYEINSQITPTDRIVEKYTEVISDYSDEKETSPLETSDLLTNEQAPTPIKNNKLSYNNNNTSEKVKPEKPQKINKNKQVVAELIKLGSLGIKGLSQLTPIFEKMTGSFMKRQDDNQSTTSTTTPKPATKLTQYSAEKRVDSVETKQGNFPIYIPVDEMETSESQVSFSNVSMHPNFPWALEYKHSKGHILPPKIVQESPLVNGGIPISPGEIIRANSDVIVGKPAVGGPLTLAASGIKLHSSGNRPPLDSFMSDSEQYSVNEPYPLSLPQSKKPTQNNVDDSFDLRPPGPPKITSQRKPSLNVHAHQSLPTNKNYEKPLYSTQGIVTSTKDRINQHKNTQSTTLNNDYGKPAFLDYVPPVVKPSNSIPLKQHIELRPYDDKHIMDSSPSSSEIVSTKIDATDEDSSFSDSSEFADKPFLVDIQPSRVANVLIPHGSSTALIFAGSSEPHKTGEYIDDPLPYPEPGYFGSFNIDAPQMTNVHSVNPSKDQFLKDSRIVASLNNQNIRFNEGTNETRNGIPTRKNNQRYNLQNIPPPISMQETHLRIGPHITVYKPDNYKGDFEKFKQNKNSKPKDERQIIDREYENYLAVPPPPPKQQFSQEKPFIINKPYNQRPIVHTKPIHDMKVFLNVQHPVPDQLPPKITSEVYFASQAPTNSQHSTFTYHIPKTQATNNQFNKPNTENHTQSNSFSIVSSPNISNKSIVTNIGMDNTYSVTLNTGTGVKNIGGNAHMIGSSITVPISTSEHNGEINANIPIGTNFAIRVEDDPSKYDTVALHGKPDPSLSLLNNNKQNTFNKPLNSQSVKSTDILGQDKKDVIVSMPPSQNSHANFPMINEHSHNSVYTKESSSETLEDKKSVDQKRPGKIISNIPTNSHGWYSSILNEDSIKHINNIKVDATTTKVIPLAYDYNKDTKPNINKKITNIGKPPSDFLEDSSTPGNKFNIGRPFAKQKDSDKPTVATFTIKPSYIPTFNAGEQPVYNIPIIDDFNNDKFKIRPIELPKPVYENAEEIYDGKDNSDTEEESDGEVSSESMKVPIVTSSNEEKQHIKSTQDITLTKPLTSQNTIKINNVQSGSQTEKPFGSHNKTAYQSNSMSPIISQSNSYNMKPRPFTVSSRIPLDHQLQQPHWQINQMMENNNNTSYEDSYELNTGEKIYDNTMYRHNTSTKTSAEVQNNKKFDSEVNASHKNSSNIITSTVHISDKKPLFIKEVEKSTLPTYITTSNSILNETFDDNILNLSPPPQNPNYPRPQQNKDLIMGMSPPPPDSSLSKHQSRPHQTQRPSLPIRTPPPYRNIPPRTLPPRFSTPRPVRKPIQKDEVSTYRPSNKQQDVVNKSKRPYYNRYQPSSQLLPPPRELPSRLPDLESIPETPLITASGSGLVFPTASISSSWLTSSAIDFPHRFDFAPTSVLFPEIITSSMVSLPGVNSAETSIEDSYSYEDVSYQSKEDSLDKSVVDKKKTDQSQEETSSPNPMFSNHTGIFNESSHDSNQVDLTDKVNIIPIGVKNRTRKPYPVRADSKYKISSKSNVIAPTRTITRPEILFPTRHVTNKVIRPQFNNSPSIHNVDVIESSETMLEEDFIKPTQVLNEYGNAPDKTFVIEKTLTSTFTINKNDEQINTKTLHHAGNEIKISDEIVPTKTKFQTSVVTFTKTLTELPELISSVGYVNLTHTLTVTHTKTSLISKSEGAVTETLILTNTHTSTVVDVITEIYTHVQPTTIIETVTKHIPIVKVEPTPVQEITTTKLPLDDISMSSEEKDNFVIRDSDDRVTENIQKIEAEEDKDNDTFFIVMNKSQNGGKLPPVKADIETSDYDGITRNEQVNNNGVAQVLFGEILLAGTPYLETTNIGHPAGFGKECQPDCKASRNERCQRIDGLMKCVCRPGFARMFPDRPCKPTYTYSVSLVLASQGNQRLRFHPNLADNSTKEYNQLAIATHEGINRMVMQSDLRDVFHGIHITGFRPIEMKGKNGLYQGVTNDFYVQLSDNAHEYRLKEVIEKYLRNNNYSLGGTDVHAAAEHIDRLNVSDFDECVSGQFHDCSEHAKCFNLRGTYTCSCLEGFADLSVNTLYPGRICSSEAVGCDTCNYHGTCFDRESAVICECFKWYAGRTCQVNLKAVLITVTVSGLLIITAVTIFASRRCCAARSPATQTFVIGCMQGMPSLHQGNMPKQRADRRALIAERETAETCSVQNASLPYVPTKRGRSSKCVMSEPPAHSPPPPPAPAVLIPRARLHQHSDSRDNLSRKKSLEACAEAKLISYLESGATNVTEEMRRKHSLESSYSANKERHNKQGALVSAGFKVSTTVRPEDGLKEDDASSINKTDIDEQLSRFDTLRKSYSQEDNMSEWTDAERRLGELTLSEARSVGGTLPASTGRAASSTRLTHQTSDVSEFDSL; from the exons AAATCAATGAGAACGAACCTATAGAAGCGTCGAGGATAAAAAGAGAAGGAGTTCCTGAGAACAGGG cGTTTAATACAAATGCTATCATATACGATAATACGCCCTGGAGACCAGGAAGGGACACAGGCGTGCCGCATCGTTCTGAGGAAGATGTCAGGAAACTTAATCTTGCTACAAGGATTATGTCCAACGGTGTTGAAGTTTTGGTCAGAGATAAAAATTTCGATGGAAAACAAGAACAG ACCAAGTACATGGATGTAAAAACTATACATGCAACAGCTACAAACAATATGTATTTGGGAAATCTTCCTAAACTTGACAAAAGAGTAGATAGTCAAGAAGACGATGCGATGTTCGATTTGATACAGCCATCAGAAGTAAGTCACTCACCATGTTCAACAACTTCTTGCTCCTGTAGCCACACAAAGACTGAGAGTTTGCAATCGAAATACACCAACGCAAAAGATGCAGTATCCACAACTGAAAAGCATGGatcaaaaactacaaaaagaGATAAACTTAAGCTagatataaaaacaacaaataaggaaacattaaatatgaaaacaaattatcgACCCTACGACTATGAGATAAACTCTCAAATTACTCCTACAGATAGGATcgtagaaaaatatacagaaGTTATAAGTGATTATTCTGACGAAAAAGAAACAAGTCCTTTAGAAACCAGTGACCTATTAACTAACGAGCAAGCGCCAACGCcaatcaagaataataaattatcatataataataacaatacttcTGAAAAAGTGAAACCAGAGAAACCgcaaaagattaataaaaataaacaagttgtAGCTGAACTAATAAAACTTGGGTCGCTTGGAATAAAAGGTTTATCCCAATTAACTCCTATTTTTGAAAAGATGACAGGTAGTTTTATGAAAAGACAAGATGATAATCAAAGCACAACATCAACAACTACACCAAAACCTGCTACAAAGCTTACTCAATATTCTGCTGAGAAGCGCGTGGATAGTGTTGAGACTAAGCAAGGGAACTTTCCAATTTATATCCCTGTTGATGAAATGGAAACATCCGAATCACAAGTATCTTTTTCAAATGTATCGATGCATCCAAACTTTCCCTGGGCTCTTGAATATAAGCACTCTAAGGGCCATATACTTCCACCGAAAATTGTACAAGAAAGTCCACTTGTCAATGGCGGTATCCCTATAAGTCCAGGTGAAATTATACGAGCAAACTCTGACGTTATTGTCGGTAAACCTGCAGTGGGTGGACCCCTGACACTAGCAGCTAGTGGCATCAAATTGCATAGTTCTGGCAATCGTCCACCACTAGACAGTTTTATGTCTGATAGCGAGCAATATTCTGTTAATGAACCATATCCACTTTCACTTCCTCAAAGTAAAAAACCaacacaaaataatgtcgacgATTCATTTGATTTAAGACCTCCAGGCCCACCTAAGATTACATCCCAGAGAAAGCCATCTTTGAATGTACATGCACATCAAAGCTTACCTACTAATAAGAACTATGAAAAGCCATTGTACTCCACGCAAGGTATTGTAACGAGCACTAAAGATAGAATAAACCAGCACAAAAATACTCAAAGTACCACGTTGAACAATGATTACGGTAAGCCAGCATTTTTAGATTATGTACCACCAGTCGTTAAACCTTCCAATAGTATACCATTAAAACAACATATTGAATTAAGACCTTATGATGATAAACATATAATGGATAGCAGTCCTAGTTCCTCTGAAATTGTTAGTACAAAAATAGATGCCACAGATGAAGATTCAAGTTTCTCAGACTCATCAGAGTTCGCAGACAAGCCATTTCTAGTTGATATTCAACCTTCCAGGGTAGCTAATGTATTAATACCCCATGGAAGCTCAACCGCTCTAATATTTGCTGGATCTTCAGAGCCTCACAAAACCGGAGAGTATATTGATGACCCCTTACCGTATCCTGAACCAGGATATTTTGgaagttttaatattgatgCTCCACAAATGACTAATGTTCATAGTGTTAATCCTAGCAaagatcaatttttaaaagattctCGTATCGTTGCCTCACTAAATAATCAGAATATTCGATTTAATGAAGGTACAAATGAAACACGAAATGGAATACCAACAAGGAAAAATAACCAacgttataatttacaaaacattccACCTCCAATCAGTATGCAAGAGACGCATTTACGTATAGGTCCGCATATAACTGTTTACAAGCCCGATAATTATAAGGgtgattttgagaaatttaagcaaaataaaaattctaagcCTAAAGATGAAAGGCAAATAATTGATCGggaatatgaaaattatcttGCAGTTCCTCCTCCTCCACCAAAGCAACAATTTAGCCAAGAAAAACCTTTCATCATTAATAAACCGTATAATCAGCGACCAATTGTACATACAAAGCCAATTCATGATATGAAGGTATTTTTGAATGTTCAACATCCTGTACCGGATCAGTTGCCGCCTAAGATTACATCTGAGGTATATTTTGCTTCACAAGCGCCGACTAATAGCCAACATTCAACCTTTACTTACCATATACCAAAAACCCAGGCaacaaataatcaatttaataagcCAAACACAGAAAATCACACACAAAGTAATTCGTTTTCTATTGTTTCATCACCAAACATTTCGAATAAATCAATAGTAACAAATATTGGAATGGATAATACATACAGTGTAACCCTTAATACTGGAACAggagttaaaaatattggtgGAAACGCTCACATGATTGGTTCCAGCATTACTGTTCCAATAAGCACATCTGAACATAATGGCGAAATAAACGCTAATATACCGATTGGAACTAATTTTGCTATTCGTGTTGAAGATGATCCATCAAAATATGATACTGTTGCCTTACATGGTAAGCCGGATCCAAGTTTatctttacttaataataataaacaaaatacctTCAATAAGCCTTTGAATTCACAAAGTGTAAAAAGTACAGATATTTTGGGCCAAGATAAAAAAGATGTAATTGTGTCCATGCCTCCATCTCAGAACAGCCACGCGAATTTCCCAATGATTAATGAACATTCCCATAATTCAGTATATACAAAAGAGTCTTCCTCGGAAACACTAGAAGATAAGAAATCTGTGGACCAAAAAAGACCgggaaaaattatttcaaacataccTACAAACTCACATGGCTGGTATTCCAGTATTCTAAATGAAGATAGCATTAAacacataaacaatattaaagtgGATGCCACAACTACAAAAGTTATACCGTTAGCGtatgattataataaagatacGAAACCTaacattaataagaaaattacgAATATTGGCAAACCTCCATCTGACTTTTTGGAAGATTCATCAACACCCggcaataaatttaacattggTAGACCTTTTGCAAAACAGAAAGACTCAGACAAACCTACCGTTGCAACCTTCACCATTAAACCAAGTTACATACCAACATTTAACGCTGGAGAACAGCCTGTTTACAACATTCCCATAATAGACGACTtcaataatgataaatttaaaataagaccAATTGAACTGCCTAAACCTGTTTATGAAAATGCTGAAGAAATTTATGACGGTAAAGATAATTCTGATACAGAAGAAGAAAGCGATGGAGAAGTAAGTTCAGAATCTATGAAAGTTCCTATAGTTACTTCATCTAATGAAGAAAAGCAACATATTAAATCAACGCAGGACATTACTTTAACAAAACCCTTAAcatcacaaaatacaataaaaattaataacgttCAAAGTGGTTCCCAAACAGAAAAACCTTTCGGTTCGCACAATAAAACTGCATATCAATCGAATAGCATGAGCCCGATTATAAGCCAATCTAATTCATACAATATGAAGCCTAGACCATTTACTGTTAGCAGCAGAATTCCACTTGATCATCAATTACAACAACCACATTGGCAGATTAACCAAATGATGgagaacaataataatacatcatACGAAGACagttatgaattaaataccGGAGAAAAGATTTATGATAATACTATGTACAGACATAATACTTCTACTAAAACTAGCGCAGAAGTtcagaacaataaaaaatttgactCAGAAGTTAATGCCAGCCATAAAAAcagttcaaatattataacttcaACTGTGCACATATCGGACAAGaaaccattatttattaaagaagtaGAAAAGTCCACACTACCTACTTATATAACAACTTCCAATTCCATACTAAATGAGACATTCGATgacaatattctaaatttatcaCCTCCTCCTCAGAATCCAAATTACCCACGTCCTCAACAAAATAAGGATCTTATTATGGGCATGAGTCCACCACCACCTGACAGCAGTTTAAGTAAACATCAGTCAAGACCTCATCAGACTCAGAGACCATCCCTGCCAATAAGAACTCCACCGCCATACAGGAATATACCTCCAAGAACATTACCACCCAGATTTAGTACCCCGCGCCCTGTACGGAAGCCGATACAAAAGGATGAAGTATCTACTTATAGGCCAAGTAACAAGCAACAGGATGTAGTAAACAAATCTAAAAGACCATATTACAATCGCTATCAACCATCATCTCAATTATTACCTCCTCCTAGAGAATTACCTTCAAGATTACCCGATTTGGAATCAATTCCAGAGACACCCCTTATTACGGCATCTGGCTCCGGTCTTGTTTTTCCCACTGCTTCGATTTCATCTAGTTGGCTTACATCTTCTGCAATAGACTTTCCTCACAGATTTGATTTTGCACCTACATCAGTGCTCTTCCCTGAAATTATTACGTCATCAATGGTTTCACTTCCTGGCGTAAACTCGGCAGAAACATCCATTGAAGATTCATATTCGTATGAAGATGTTTCTTATCAATCGAAGGAGGACAGTTTAGATAAATCAGTTGTAGATAAAAAGAAGACTGATCAATCTCAAGAAGAAACATCATCTCCAAATCCAATGTTTAGTAATCACACGGGTATTTTTAACGAATCTTCTCATGATTCAAACCAAGTAGATTTAACggataaagtaaatattatacctATTGGTGTAAAAAATAGAACACGCAAACCATACCCAGTGCGTGCggatagtaaatataaaatttcatctAAAAGTAATGTTATTGCACCGACGAGAACAATAACTCGTCCAGAAATATTATTCCCTACCAGGCATGTaactaataaagtaataagacCACAATTTAACAACTCCCCGAGCATACATAATGTGGATGTCATAGAAAGTTCTGAAACGATGTTGgaagaagattttataaaacctaCACAAGTACTTAATGAATATGGTAATGCTCCTGATAAAACGTTTGTAATCGAGAAAACTTTAACATCtacatttactataaataaaaatgatgagcaaataaatacaaaaacattgcATCATGCtggaaatgaaataaaaatatcagacGAAATCGTTCCGACTAAAACTAAGTTCCAAACATCAGTTGTCACATTTACTAAAACTCTTACAGAACTTCCTGAGCTTATTTCTAGTGTCGGATACGTCAATCTGACTCATACTTTGACCGTAACGCATACAAAAACtagtttaataagtaaatcagAAGGTGCTGTTACTGAAACGTTAATCTTAACTAACACTCATACATCAACTGTTGTCGATGTTATTACTGAGATTTACACACATGTGCAACCGACTACTATAATTGAAACAGTGACCAAACATATTCCTATTGTAAAAGTAGAACCTACTCCGGTTCAGGAGATAACAACAACAAAGTTACCTTTAGATGACATATCGATGTCATCAGAGGAAAAAGACAACTTTGTTATTCGAGATTCAGATGATAGAGTAActgaaaatattcaaaagatCGAAGCTGAGGAAGATAAAGACAATGATACTTTCTTCATTGTCATGAACAAGTCACAAAATGGAGGGAAATTGCCACCAGTTAAAGCGGACATAGAAACAAGTGACTACGACGGTATTACAAGAAATGAGCAAGTGAACAATAACGGTGTTGCACAAGTCCTATTTGGCGAAATATTATTAGCCGGAACTCCTTACCTGGAAACCACAAATATAGGCCACCCTGCCG gcTTTGGGAAAGAATGTCAACCTGATTGTAAAGCATCTAGAAATGAGCGTTGTCAGCGAATTGATGGATTAATGAAGTGTGTGTGCAGACCAGGCTTTGCTAGGATGTTCCCTGACCGACCATGTAAac ccaCGTACACGTATTCGGTCAGCCTTGTCCTTGCATCTCAAGGAAACCAACGGCTACGTTTCCATCCTAATCTAGCTGATAACTCAACAAAAGAATATAATCAGCTAGCTATCGCTACACATGAAGGTATCAATAGAATGGTGATGCAATCTGACTTAAGAGACGTGTTCCATGGTATCCATATTACTGGCTTCCGTCCGATCGAGATGAAAGGCAAGAATGGATTGTATCAGGGAGTTACGAACGACTTCTATGTACAG CTTTCAGATAATGCTCATGAGTATAGACTTAAGGAGGTTATCgagaaatatttaagaaacaaCAACTACAGTCTCGGTGGAACAGATGTTCATGCAGCAGCAGAACATATCGACAGGCTGAATGTTAGCG acTTCGACGAATGCGTTAGCGGTCAGTTCCATGACTGTTCAGAACACGCCAAGTGTTTCAACTTACGCGGGACTTACACTTGCAGCTGTTTGGAAGGTTTTGCTGATCTCAGCGTCAACACTTTGTACCCCGGAAGGATTTGTTCGT CGGAAGCGGTTGGCTGCGATACATGCAATTATCACGGCACTTGTTTCGATCGAGAGAGCGCTGTTATTTGCGAATGCTTCAAATGGTATGCTGGAAGAACTTGTCAGGTCAATTTGAAAG CGGTGTTAATAACGGTAACAGTGAGTGGTCTCCTTATTATCACTGCTGTGACCATCTTTGCCTCCCGGAGATGCTGTGCAGCAAGGAGTCCAGCTACGCAGACCTTCGTTATTGGGTGTATGCAGGGGATGCCGAGCTTACATCAG GGTAATATGCCGAAGCAGAGAGCTGATCGAAGGGCTTTGATAGCGGAGAGAGAGACCGCAGAAACGTGTAGTGTACAGAATGCATCGTTACCTTACGTTCCAACAAAG CGGGGTCGATCATCGAAGTGCGTGATGTCTGAGCCGCCCGCGCACTCCCCTCCGCCGCCGCCCGCCCCCGCTGTCCTCATACCCCGGGCTCGTCTGCATCAACATTCGGACAG CCGAGATAACCTCTCAAGGAAGAAAAGTCTAGAGGCGTGCGCCGAAGCAAAGTTGATCAGTTACCTTGAGTCCGGCGCTACTAACGTTACCGAAGAG aTGAGACGAAAACACAGTTTAGAATCGTCATACAGCGCAAATAAGGAACGTCATAATAAACAAG GTGCGCTGGTATCAGCTGGATTCAAAGTGTCCACGACGGTCCGACCTGAAGATGGACTCAAGGAAGACGATGCCTCATCCATAAACAAGACTGACATAGATGAACAGCTATCCAGGTTCGATACTCTGAGGAAATCttatag TCAAGAGGACAATATGTCTGAATGGACGGATGCAGAACGACGCCTTGGAGAGCT g